A stretch of the Maridesulfovibrio bastinii DSM 16055 genome encodes the following:
- a CDS encoding phosphate/phosphite/phosphonate ABC transporter substrate-binding protein, with product MKIGRLLTVLVFVVLIPLVFCGCDRDDETIVHVDMSKREDIKVPEPEPAITYAYLPQYSHTVSYQRHNPLIEYLARETGLPIRQVFPDTFEEHRRMVERGDIDISFSNPMTYIRIAQSGARAFARIIEPSGSPTFRGQIIIRKDNRLIHSIKDCKGKRWIAVDPLSAGGYLFALGLFLKHGITTDDFSEINFAPGPGGKQEKAVLAMYAGKYDLASIREGSLDIVKDKISMDKIRILATTQAYPGWVYAARKGLSPEIVEKISRAMFKLSMNDSTQARILSTAGMRGIIPAKDSDYDSIRDLAASLGMFRENNSFREDSN from the coding sequence ATGAAGATCGGAAGGCTGCTAACAGTCCTAGTTTTTGTTGTTCTTATACCTCTTGTTTTTTGTGGCTGTGACAGGGATGACGAAACTATCGTCCATGTGGACATGTCCAAAAGAGAAGACATAAAAGTTCCCGAGCCGGAACCGGCAATAACTTATGCCTATCTTCCCCAGTATTCACACACGGTTTCATACCAGCGGCATAATCCGCTCATAGAATATCTGGCCCGCGAAACAGGACTTCCGATAAGACAGGTCTTTCCCGATACCTTTGAAGAACACCGCCGTATGGTTGAACGCGGGGATATAGATATCTCCTTCTCCAACCCCATGACCTACATCCGCATAGCCCAGAGCGGAGCCCGCGCCTTTGCCCGCATCATAGAACCTTCTGGAAGTCCTACTTTCAGAGGGCAGATTATCATCCGTAAAGACAACAGGCTGATCCACAGTATTAAAGACTGCAAGGGAAAACGCTGGATTGCCGTGGACCCTCTTTCCGCCGGAGGCTATCTTTTCGCTCTCGGACTTTTTCTCAAACATGGAATAACAACCGACGATTTTTCAGAGATAAATTTTGCGCCCGGCCCCGGAGGGAAACAGGAAAAAGCCGTTCTGGCAATGTACGCCGGAAAATATGACCTTGCTTCCATAAGAGAAGGAAGCCTTGATATTGTAAAAGATAAAATTTCAATGGATAAAATCAGAATTCTAGCCACTACACAAGCTTATCCGGGCTGGGTATACGCAGCCAGAAAGGGACTATCCCCTGAAATAGTGGAAAAAATTTCCAGAGCTATGTTCAAGCTCAGTATGAATGATTCTACTCAGGCCAGAATTCTTTCGACCGCAGGAATGCGTGGAATTATACCTGCTAAAGACAGTGATTACGATTCAATCAGGGATCTCGCTGCAAGTCTCGGAATGTTCAGGGAAAACAATTCATTCAGGGAGGACAGCAATTGA
- a CDS encoding ATP-binding protein, with protein MNLLGRLRFRTKINIGITVIVVMTALILAMFVTRMASDALVQEARKRGRVLTGNLVLRSVDPLLSVDLLQLKTMVDEITEVDSDVVYAFIEDERGRILVHTFSDGFPVELINANKVQSGSRMNIVTIDTGKEKIYDFAAPVYLVGKKIGTVRLGLSRTKVQQVTNSLILAISMLTGLALAMAVLVSTQFAKRITARIGMLREHAENLVKGNLVVNRDKKTVNTCHEIRNCGKRDCPAWQDNLRRCWYISGTKCPECGENNYPDKLTNCRNCDIYINSSGDEIQELTETFDVMANTLKYHIEDLETAQKNILRQQKLLQTILSVSPDQVSLVGTDLTYMAVNAAFARSCGKKEEEIMGMRDEDLFNEEISNKRKQEVISIFSTGKIINKENLYQPEDGDPAQWFHTIRVPVYDEDQNITGVLSTARDITELKSYQSQLIQSQKMESVGKLAGGVAHEINTPLGIILGYAQLLQEDVDPESQIYADLGIMEKQARFCRKIVADLLGFSRQTTSDKIEMCFNNSILEVVQLVTHTFKLENVSIITDLDDRYPIIQGDPEKLKQVWLNLLSNALEAMNGGGIVKIITRLDTQDMTITAFFADSGYGIAKKNLNSIFDPFFSTKPVGKGTGLGLSVSFGIIEDHGGKISVTSPLPEGILEEELPEEAGPGTLFTITLPLEPGKEKEILSSEF; from the coding sequence TTGAACCTTCTTGGTCGCCTGCGCTTCCGCACCAAAATAAACATAGGCATTACCGTAATTGTGGTCATGACCGCATTGATACTTGCCATGTTCGTAACCCGTATGGCTTCAGACGCTCTGGTGCAGGAAGCCCGCAAACGCGGCCGGGTTCTTACAGGCAATCTGGTATTACGTTCTGTTGATCCGCTGCTCTCTGTTGATCTGCTGCAACTGAAGACAATGGTTGATGAAATAACCGAAGTTGACAGCGATGTTGTTTATGCTTTTATCGAAGATGAACGGGGCAGAATTCTTGTACATACTTTTTCAGACGGATTCCCAGTTGAACTGATTAATGCCAATAAAGTCCAGAGTGGCAGCCGGATGAACATTGTAACCATAGATACCGGCAAAGAAAAAATATATGACTTTGCGGCTCCCGTTTATCTGGTCGGCAAAAAAATAGGAACCGTAAGGCTCGGACTTTCAAGAACAAAGGTTCAGCAGGTTACCAATTCGCTCATTCTGGCTATTTCCATGCTGACCGGACTTGCGCTGGCAATGGCGGTTCTGGTTTCAACACAATTTGCTAAAAGAATTACCGCCCGTATAGGGATGCTTAGGGAACATGCGGAGAATCTGGTAAAAGGTAACCTTGTAGTCAACCGGGATAAAAAAACCGTCAATACCTGCCATGAAATTCGCAACTGCGGAAAAAGAGACTGCCCGGCATGGCAGGATAATCTGCGCCGGTGCTGGTATATATCAGGCACAAAATGCCCGGAATGTGGCGAGAACAATTATCCAGACAAGCTCACCAACTGCCGAAACTGCGACATATACATCAATTCCAGCGGAGATGAAATTCAGGAGCTGACCGAAACGTTCGATGTAATGGCCAATACTCTGAAATACCACATCGAAGACCTCGAAACCGCTCAAAAAAATATTTTAAGACAGCAGAAACTGCTGCAAACAATTTTAAGTGTATCCCCGGATCAGGTTTCACTTGTAGGCACTGACCTGACTTACATGGCCGTGAATGCCGCATTTGCCCGCTCCTGCGGCAAAAAAGAAGAAGAAATCATGGGGATGAGAGATGAAGACCTTTTCAACGAAGAAATTTCCAACAAACGTAAACAGGAAGTCATAAGCATTTTCAGCACTGGTAAGATTATCAACAAGGAAAACCTGTACCAGCCTGAGGATGGCGATCCCGCTCAATGGTTTCATACCATCAGGGTCCCTGTTTATGACGAAGATCAGAATATTACCGGTGTTCTTTCAACAGCCAGAGATATAACCGAACTCAAGAGTTATCAGTCCCAGCTTATACAGTCCCAGAAAATGGAATCTGTCGGTAAGCTTGCCGGCGGAGTGGCCCATGAAATTAATACTCCGCTGGGAATAATTCTGGGATATGCCCAACTTCTTCAGGAAGATGTTGATCCTGAAAGTCAGATTTATGCTGATCTCGGCATCATGGAAAAGCAGGCCAGATTCTGCAGAAAAATTGTGGCGGACCTGCTTGGATTCTCCCGTCAGACAACCAGTGATAAAATAGAAATGTGCTTCAACAATTCTATTCTGGAAGTGGTTCAGCTGGTCACCCATACCTTCAAGCTCGAAAATGTCAGCATCATAACTGATCTTGATGACCGCTACCCTATTATTCAGGGGGACCCTGAAAAACTCAAACAGGTCTGGCTGAATCTTCTTTCTAATGCCCTTGAAGCCATGAACGGTGGCGGAATTGTTAAAATTATCACCCGTCTTGATACTCAGGATATGACTATAACGGCCTTTTTTGCCGACAGTGGCTATGGTATAGCCAAAAAAAATCTGAACTCTATTTTTGATCCGTTTTTCAGCACTAAACCGGTAGGTAAAGGAACAGGACTGGGGCTTTCGGTTTCATTCGGAATTATTGAGGACCACGGCGGAAAGATATCCGTGACAAGCCCTCTTCCCGAAGGCATACTGGAAGAAGAACTTCCTGAAGAAGCAGGTCCGGGGACACTGTTTACCATTACTTTGCCACTTGAACCCGGTAAAGAAAAAGAAATTTTATCTTCTGAATTCTGA
- a CDS encoding response regulator: MSEIMVLDDVVDAGILVKRILERKGHKVIVFTNEDEAISYVGNNNVDLAILDIKLSKMTGVDVLAALKQSQASIKVIMLTGYPTLETARECMRLGADEYCVKPIDKEELEIKVAEVLEKNS; encoded by the coding sequence ATGTCTGAAATAATGGTATTGGATGACGTAGTCGATGCCGGAATACTTGTAAAACGCATACTTGAAAGAAAAGGCCACAAAGTAATCGTTTTTACCAACGAAGACGAGGCAATCTCATACGTAGGCAACAATAATGTCGATCTCGCCATTCTGGACATCAAACTGAGCAAAATGACAGGTGTTGATGTTCTCGCCGCATTAAAGCAGTCACAGGCATCCATTAAAGTTATCATGCTCACAGGCTACCCGACACTGGAAACAGCACGTGAATGTATGCGACTGGGAGCAGATGAATACTGCGTTAAGCCCATTGATAAAGAAGAGCTGGAAATAAAAGTTGCCGAAGTTCTGGAAAAGAACTCCTAG
- a CDS encoding PEP/pyruvate-binding domain-containing protein, producing the protein MSFRQLFLHWTYESFPPGRLLRSRYNAFKRLIDLEEESMLIIAEIEEMDFGRRKADWQRVEKLTESLGFKVREMLEQLQTMNPVRFMDIMDYYNKINFYCRMAVTVPDPDISEPFIYPLSEAENNINASGVPALELCRAEKSTDIKISESTVFSANIYHYFSEANDLRRIIDHELSLINPDDELSVKSISEELTGIINKSHMPDVIANEMEIAALELARGGKNVSLISSATPEGSPTPLGGILHREAQIIPADIVKAWKRSVAAKYSVSFLKKRIAGNFADGETPVVSILQPDDGKGYDGELVTRAERAELPGSAEPDDNYMSIVCRSNPGIKILVTDKKYRPIGRSDDYPLSEHTLRQLSEAGAAIRDKAGKELSISWRTDSRKRLHITSITPLEENTKNSFDRFSKALPHIARLNLSTNDADSFLPEKSRSMYDLVRFSNEKGIAEMFALVSKEGLGLDGSKSLSARIPVTLNILNLADGLFTTAAGKQVISPDDVKSAPMWALWFGLDSETINWADTPEVELSGYAILARTYMNLTVKFKHEFAEIDAVCGPEEKQNHVHFRFKGGAGNNEARLTRLKFMTMILESQNFKVKRVGDLIEAALSGYKDSITQKRLATIGLLIAMSATRTEDISDREKSGMIASQIIGSVS; encoded by the coding sequence ATGTCATTCAGACAATTATTTCTGCACTGGACCTATGAAAGCTTTCCTCCGGGAAGGTTATTAAGAAGCCGTTACAACGCGTTTAAAAGACTCATAGACCTTGAAGAAGAGTCCATGCTTATCATTGCTGAAATCGAGGAAATGGATTTCGGAAGAAGAAAAGCAGACTGGCAGCGTGTTGAAAAATTAACAGAATCACTCGGCTTTAAAGTCCGTGAGATGCTGGAACAACTCCAGACCATGAATCCGGTGAGATTCATGGACATCATGGATTATTACAATAAAATCAACTTTTACTGCCGCATGGCGGTAACAGTGCCTGATCCTGATATTTCTGAACCTTTTATCTATCCGTTGTCAGAAGCTGAAAATAATATCAACGCATCAGGTGTTCCTGCACTTGAATTATGCCGCGCAGAAAAAAGCACTGACATAAAAATATCTGAATCAACTGTTTTTTCGGCCAATATCTACCATTATTTTTCAGAAGCCAACGATCTTCGCAGAATAATCGACCATGAGCTGTCCCTGATAAACCCTGATGATGAACTCTCAGTTAAAAGCATCTCAGAGGAACTTACAGGAATAATAAATAAATCACACATGCCGGACGTTATTGCCAACGAAATGGAAATAGCGGCTCTTGAACTGGCCCGCGGCGGTAAAAATGTCAGCCTGATATCAAGTGCCACGCCGGAAGGCTCTCCTACTCCGCTTGGCGGCATTCTGCACAGGGAAGCACAGATTATTCCAGCTGATATTGTAAAAGCATGGAAAAGATCTGTTGCAGCCAAATATTCTGTTTCATTCCTTAAAAAAAGGATTGCCGGAAACTTTGCGGATGGTGAAACACCTGTTGTCTCAATTCTGCAGCCTGATGACGGCAAAGGATATGACGGAGAGCTTGTCACCAGAGCGGAGCGCGCTGAACTACCCGGCAGTGCCGAGCCTGATGATAATTACATGAGTATAGTCTGCAGAAGCAATCCGGGTATAAAAATTCTGGTAACAGACAAAAAATACCGTCCGATAGGCCGCAGTGACGACTACCCTCTTTCGGAACACACTCTCAGACAACTGTCTGAAGCAGGAGCAGCCATCCGTGACAAAGCAGGAAAGGAACTTTCTATCAGCTGGAGAACGGATTCAAGAAAAAGGCTCCATATCACTTCTATTACACCGCTTGAAGAAAACACAAAAAACAGTTTTGATAGATTTTCAAAAGCACTTCCGCATATTGCCAGACTGAACCTCTCAACAAATGACGCGGACTCTTTTCTTCCTGAAAAAAGCAGATCCATGTACGATCTGGTCCGCTTTTCCAATGAAAAAGGAATTGCGGAAATGTTTGCGCTGGTAAGCAAGGAAGGACTCGGACTTGACGGTTCAAAATCACTCAGCGCACGTATTCCGGTTACGCTGAATATTTTAAACCTCGCTGACGGTCTTTTCACTACAGCAGCAGGTAAACAGGTAATATCACCGGACGATGTAAAATCAGCACCCATGTGGGCTCTGTGGTTCGGGCTTGACTCAGAAACCATAAACTGGGCCGATACTCCGGAAGTGGAACTCAGCGGATACGCCATTCTGGCCCGCACATATATGAACCTGACCGTTAAATTCAAGCACGAATTTGCAGAGATAGATGCAGTCTGCGGTCCTGAAGAAAAACAGAACCACGTTCATTTCCGGTTCAAAGGCGGTGCCGGAAATAATGAAGCCAGACTGACAAGGCTCAAGTTCATGACCATGATTTTAGAATCCCAGAACTTTAAAGTTAAAAGGGTCGGGGATCTCATTGAAGCCGCCCTTTCCGGTTACAAAGATTCTATAACCCAGAAAAGGCTTGCAACTATCGGTCTGCTGATCGCAATGTCCGCAACCAGAACGGAAGACATATCAGACCGGGAAAAATCCGGAATGATAGCTTCACAAATCATCGGTTCAGTGAGCTGA
- the xerC gene encoding tyrosine recombinase XerC, with amino-acid sequence MSSTGELHSLPETAQMFLTHLDIEKGSSKATLASYERDLDQFEHFLSTRSLSVAEPEKINRDILRGFLAFLHGKKLAKTSVSRKLSTLRSFFKYMIKMGFITSNPMNGIRNPKQETRHPQALNVDQISTLLDYSKDTSPQHKRDEAIAELLYGSGLRVSEAMGLNLDDVDISSSIIRVYGKGSKERLAPLSDSSVKALDAYIRVRGAFNPSISEEALFLGVRGKRLNRRQVNRILEKMAAEAHLQGRVHPHMLRHSFASHMLQSGADMRSVQELLGHERLTTTQRYTHLNLQHIMNVYDKAHPMSAEHPSDKDDNK; translated from the coding sequence ATGTCCTCGACCGGAGAACTCCATAGCCTGCCTGAAACAGCGCAGATGTTTCTAACTCATTTGGATATTGAGAAAGGATCGTCTAAAGCCACTCTTGCCTCCTATGAAAGAGACCTTGACCAGTTTGAACATTTTCTTTCTACACGATCGCTTTCTGTTGCTGAGCCTGAAAAAATAAACAGGGACATACTGCGCGGTTTTTTAGCCTTCCTGCATGGTAAAAAGCTTGCCAAAACATCTGTTTCACGAAAGCTTTCAACATTGCGCTCTTTTTTTAAGTATATGATTAAAATGGGATTTATAACTTCAAATCCTATGAACGGAATCCGTAATCCAAAGCAGGAGACCAGACATCCGCAGGCTCTTAATGTCGATCAGATTTCAACATTGCTGGATTATTCCAAAGACACCTCTCCTCAGCATAAAAGAGATGAAGCCATAGCCGAACTGCTTTACGGCTCCGGCCTGCGTGTGAGTGAAGCAATGGGGCTGAATCTTGATGATGTGGATATTTCTTCTTCGATAATAAGAGTCTACGGAAAAGGAAGCAAAGAAAGACTGGCTCCTTTAAGTGACAGCTCTGTCAAAGCTCTGGATGCATATATCAGGGTTAGAGGAGCCTTTAATCCATCAATTTCCGAAGAAGCCCTTTTTCTGGGAGTCCGCGGCAAACGTCTTAATAGAAGACAGGTTAATAGAATACTGGAAAAAATGGCAGCGGAAGCCCATTTACAGGGCAGGGTCCATCCGCACATGCTGCGACATTCCTTTGCTTCGCACATGCTCCAGTCGGGAGCTGATATGCGCAGTGTTCAGGAATTGCTGGGGCATGAGCGGCTGACAACAACTCAGCGTTATACCCACTTGAATTTACAACACATTATGAATGTGTATGATAAGGCTCATCCGATGTCGGCGGAACATCCGTCAGACAAGGATGACAATAAATGA
- a CDS encoding GGDEF domain-containing response regulator: MDTKHAHGLQNLKGQRAFLVSPDASLREMLQSIWPEEVIKFTCFEYGRGAIEFLLTSPPDLLIVDNRVVDIKASEMAKLVKSENVYRQLPVIICLDETDLEKPWDWDAIEVDDFLLRPFFLPVVRDRVNLAMCRALRALDANPLSKLPGNTSIIQRIQSLIDRREDFALAYCDLDYFKSFNDKYGFSRGDEVLMMTARIIVNTIRSFAGEKTFVGHVGGDDFVFITPPDIVEEACKRIVFSFDGIVPNFYDPADRKCKCIVSTDRQGNIQNFPLMAISIAVVFNIDGKLKHFGEASAIAMGLKKKAKENPKSNYVLDRRTP; this comes from the coding sequence ATGGATACAAAGCACGCGCATGGTTTGCAGAATCTCAAGGGGCAGAGAGCTTTTCTGGTCTCTCCTGATGCCTCGCTAAGAGAAATGCTACAATCGATCTGGCCTGAAGAGGTAATAAAATTTACCTGCTTCGAGTATGGTCGTGGTGCTATTGAATTCCTTCTTACAAGCCCGCCTGATCTGCTTATCGTGGATAACCGTGTTGTGGACATCAAAGCCAGTGAAATGGCCAAGCTCGTCAAGAGTGAGAATGTTTACCGTCAGCTACCGGTTATTATCTGTCTTGATGAAACAGATCTGGAAAAACCATGGGACTGGGACGCTATTGAGGTTGATGATTTTCTGCTCCGTCCGTTTTTCCTTCCCGTTGTCCGGGACCGGGTAAATCTTGCCATGTGCCGGGCATTAAGGGCTCTTGATGCCAATCCCCTGTCAAAACTTCCGGGGAACACTTCCATCATTCAGCGTATTCAGTCGCTTATTGACCGCAGGGAAGACTTTGCTCTTGCCTATTGCGATCTTGATTATTTCAAATCCTTTAATGATAAATATGGATTTTCCCGCGGTGATGAAGTCCTCATGATGACCGCAAGGATAATTGTTAATACTATCCGCAGTTTTGCCGGCGAGAAAACATTTGTAGGGCATGTCGGCGGAGATGATTTTGTTTTCATAACTCCACCAGATATTGTGGAGGAAGCCTGTAAACGGATTGTGTTTTCCTTTGATGGGATTGTCCCTAATTTTTATGATCCTGCGGATAGAAAATGCAAATGTATTGTTTCCACTGACAGGCAGGGTAATATTCAGAATTTTCCGCTGATGGCTATTTCCATAGCAGTGGTTTTTAATATTGATGGAAAATTGAAGCATTTTGGAGAAGCCTCGGCAATTGCCATGGGGCTCAAAAAGAAAGCTAAAGAAAACCCCAAGAGTAATTATGTCCTCGACCGGAGAACTCCATAG
- a CDS encoding HDOD domain-containing protein: MQDQDLKTSVKGQILSVTDLPTLPSVLDKVSKLVDDPNSSTEQVAKVIAHDQVLSAKVLKMVNSPIYGFPGRITTIQHALVLLGLNVIKGIIISTSVFDIIQQAMSGLWEHSIGCALASGAVAKAAGFEDPEEFTVAGLLHDLGKVVTAVQLPELNAAIQQTVETKQVSYYDAERIVLGFGHDRINAWLARHWNLPPNVREAMTYHHHPDRAQFYQQTAAVVHIGNFLVRIFEYGNGGDDQTAYFKPAAMKVLKLKMKNLEPVMDELSEQLMEISGFTF; this comes from the coding sequence ATGCAGGATCAGGATCTTAAAACCAGTGTCAAAGGGCAGATCCTTTCAGTAACTGATCTGCCGACTCTTCCATCTGTTCTTGATAAGGTTTCCAAACTTGTAGACGATCCCAATTCATCAACCGAACAGGTCGCTAAAGTTATAGCCCATGATCAGGTCCTTTCCGCAAAGGTTCTGAAAATGGTCAATTCTCCTATTTATGGTTTTCCGGGACGCATTACCACTATTCAGCACGCTTTGGTGCTGCTTGGTCTGAACGTCATAAAGGGTATAATTATTTCCACTTCTGTTTTTGATATCATCCAGCAGGCCATGTCAGGATTGTGGGAGCACAGCATAGGGTGTGCTCTTGCCAGCGGAGCTGTGGCAAAAGCTGCCGGGTTTGAAGACCCTGAAGAATTTACTGTTGCAGGACTTCTGCACGACCTCGGAAAGGTTGTTACGGCGGTTCAACTGCCGGAGCTTAATGCTGCCATCCAGCAGACTGTTGAAACAAAGCAGGTCAGCTACTATGACGCTGAACGCATTGTACTCGGTTTCGGGCACGACCGTATCAATGCATGGCTGGCGCGCCACTGGAACCTGCCGCCAAATGTCCGTGAAGCCATGACCTACCATCATCATCCTGATAGAGCCCAGTTTTATCAGCAGACCGCAGCAGTTGTTCATATCGGCAATTTTCTGGTGCGTATTTTTGAATACGGAAACGGTGGAGATGACCAGACTGCTTATTTCAAACCTGCGGCCATGAAGGTTTTGAAACTGAAAATGAAGAATCTTGAACCGGTCATGGATGAACTCTCCGAGCAGCTGATGGAGATTTCCGGATTTACGTTCTAA
- the dprA gene encoding DNA-processing protein DprA gives MSLREEFFACLALRHTPGLGPKSWSEILNSYTTAYEALKDCRSWADRGFTSESVAHAAEKELWRKKAESEYKEALKQGFGILPWTHFSFPESLKKISDPPPYIYYYGNPELLKNPSVAVVGSRKCSDSGLAVAGRLSFELSSCGITVVSGFARGIDARVHEEALKRIGSTIAVLGTGLDVVDYPSGSVELREKIIENGLMISEFVPSTRPYAGNFPFRNRIISALSAGVIVAEASVKSGSLITARLAGEQGREVMAVPGPPGDARFSGCLKLIKEGAALVESVEDVLCTIGYALDSSGNFSEKDAGISGGSSLKPAPEVKPHFNISAPGSTGTLRKKSGMRNQNDNAVEKKEPDTKDLNADQLAFVGALKESGKLHIDELSRMLEWEGGKTGGVALELEVRGVIARYPGMYYSL, from the coding sequence ATGAGTCTTCGTGAGGAGTTTTTTGCCTGTCTGGCCTTAAGGCATACGCCCGGACTGGGGCCTAAATCATGGTCTGAAATATTAAACAGCTACACAACTGCTTATGAGGCTTTAAAGGACTGTCGGAGCTGGGCTGACAGAGGGTTTACATCTGAGAGTGTGGCCCATGCTGCGGAAAAAGAGCTCTGGCGCAAAAAAGCTGAATCCGAATACAAAGAAGCCTTAAAACAAGGATTCGGCATTCTTCCATGGACCCATTTTTCATTTCCTGAAAGCTTAAAAAAAATCAGCGACCCACCTCCATATATTTATTATTACGGAAATCCGGAACTGCTAAAAAATCCTTCCGTGGCTGTAGTTGGCAGTAGAAAATGCAGTGATTCCGGGCTGGCTGTTGCCGGACGGTTGAGCTTTGAGCTTTCTTCGTGCGGAATTACGGTTGTCTCAGGCTTTGCCAGAGGTATAGATGCCCGCGTCCATGAGGAGGCCTTAAAGCGTATAGGAAGTACCATAGCTGTTCTGGGGACCGGGCTTGATGTTGTTGATTATCCTTCAGGCAGTGTGGAATTACGTGAAAAAATAATAGAAAACGGATTAATGATATCCGAGTTTGTTCCATCGACACGGCCTTATGCCGGTAATTTCCCGTTTCGTAATAGAATTATCAGTGCTCTTAGTGCCGGGGTTATAGTTGCTGAAGCTTCGGTAAAAAGCGGCAGCCTGATCACGGCGAGACTTGCCGGAGAGCAGGGGCGGGAAGTTATGGCTGTACCCGGACCTCCCGGTGATGCCAGATTTTCCGGTTGCCTTAAACTGATTAAAGAAGGTGCGGCACTTGTTGAATCAGTTGAAGACGTACTTTGCACGATAGGGTATGCTCTTGATTCTTCCGGTAATTTTTCGGAAAAAGATGCTGGAATCTCTGGTGGCAGTTCGCTTAAACCTGCCCCTGAGGTAAAACCTCATTTTAATATTTCCGCTCCCGGATCAACTGGCACGTTGCGCAAAAAGAGCGGCATGCGGAACCAGAATGATAACGCAGTTGAAAAAAAAGAACCTGATACTAAAGACCTTAATGCCGATCAGCTGGCATTTGTCGGCGCTCTTAAAGAGTCAGGAAAGCTTCATATAGATGAATTGTCGCGTATGCTGGAGTGGGAAGGCGGTAAGACCGGCGGCGTAGCTCTAGAGCTTGAAGTCCGCGGTGTTATTGCACGGTATCCGGGTATGTATTACAGCCTTTAG
- the ybgF gene encoding tol-pal system protein YbgF — protein sequence MKYARILLFLILAFSSTACSLTKQQDKPAWGGSEEWRMKSLEESFLNFKEGMSQQKDALKKLNENMDKRFDSIDERLDGFEDRLAEMDKQQKELMEAQKSSSTPEVVMGGSASNEDRPWMNVPGEGNETADSQVAAAPVSTKSEVKTPVVEEAPKTAPKAVSKPAPKAPAVNKAEAVYKEGVRLVLNGKPDESRTVLTKFLQTYPTNDLAPNALYWLGETFYSQKRYAESILRFREVGQRFPKADKVPDSLLKIGLAYDKLGDKQNALFYINTLIGDYPNSAPAKIGRSRLKEIGG from the coding sequence ATGAAATACGCGCGCATTCTCTTATTTCTCATTCTGGCGTTTAGCTCCACAGCCTGTTCCCTGACAAAACAGCAGGATAAACCTGCATGGGGAGGAAGTGAAGAATGGCGCATGAAGAGTCTTGAAGAGAGTTTTTTAAATTTCAAAGAAGGTATGAGCCAGCAGAAAGACGCTTTGAAGAAATTGAACGAAAATATGGATAAAAGATTTGATTCCATAGATGAGAGACTTGATGGTTTTGAAGACAGACTGGCAGAGATGGATAAACAGCAGAAGGAATTGATGGAGGCTCAAAAGAGCAGCTCAACTCCCGAAGTTGTCATGGGCGGAAGTGCCAGTAATGAAGATCGCCCCTGGATGAATGTTCCCGGTGAGGGTAATGAAACAGCTGATAGTCAGGTTGCGGCTGCTCCAGTATCCACCAAATCCGAGGTTAAAACTCCGGTTGTTGAGGAAGCCCCAAAAACAGCTCCTAAGGCTGTTTCCAAACCGGCTCCTAAAGCTCCTGCCGTTAATAAGGCCGAAGCTGTATATAAAGAAGGGGTAAGACTTGTTTTAAACGGCAAGCCGGATGAATCCAGAACTGTTCTTACAAAATTTTTGCAGACATATCCTACCAATGATCTGGCACCGAATGCTTTGTACTGGCTTGGTGAAACTTTCTACAGCCAGAAAAGATATGCGGAATCCATTTTAAGGTTCAGAGAAGTTGGCCAGAGATTCCCTAAAGCGGACAAAGTTCCTGATTCACTCCTTAAAATAGGCCTTGCCTATGACAAGCTTGGCGATAAGCAGAATGCACTTTTTTATATTAACACTTTGATAGGCGATTATCCTAACTCCGCTCCTGCAAAAATCGGTCGCTCAAGACTCAAGGAAATCGGAGGATAG